One Desulfuromonas acetexigens genomic window carries:
- a CDS encoding DUF445 family protein, with protein sequence MPDWTFQEILPYLVPPLLGAFIGYVTNHIAIRMLFRPLRPWRVFGLRLPLTPGIIPGKRGELAEKMGEMVGSHLLTSEDVGLALEKEGFRRELKGAVTDKLGLFLDRDLGPVASLVPAELRGRFADLVEQLRWKLVKGIFDYLESPDFERLLRTYLARKGNELLAKDLENFLTPERYQALRSHLDDKLSRFLRSDGVARAVAGFVDTKTEQWVTSQRSLREVLPAGLVEVVLSQLEKEVPPVLERFGGMLYDPEFRGRLVKKAREGIEGFLDSLGGLSAILAGFFDMDKVYGRIPEFLDKAGEEISRWLREEKTQAQVAAAIRERLDGFLDRPVASYLEKVPYEKVAGTRRFIRERVVAGVQGRRAAETLLAFAERGVERIKDSSFASLLQRLLPEGGLARVRDLFADRLLAELRTPAAREALDRILAERFELWLFRKPLGRLSARVPADLREELEAGLFNQLAELLKKEVPPLVETLNVRRIVEDKVNSLDILKVEGLLMGIMKEQFKYINLFGALLGFIIGLVNLFLLKLV encoded by the coding sequence TTGCCTGACTGGACTTTCCAAGAAATTCTGCCCTATCTCGTTCCTCCCCTGCTCGGGGCCTTCATCGGCTACGTCACCAACCATATCGCCATCCGCATGCTCTTTCGGCCCCTGCGCCCCTGGCGGGTCTTCGGCCTGCGTCTGCCGCTGACGCCGGGGATCATTCCCGGCAAGCGCGGCGAACTGGCGGAGAAGATGGGGGAGATGGTCGGCAGTCATCTGCTGACTTCGGAAGATGTTGGCCTCGCCCTCGAAAAAGAGGGTTTCCGCCGGGAACTGAAAGGCGCTGTGACCGACAAGCTCGGCCTCTTCCTCGACCGCGACCTGGGGCCCGTGGCCTCGCTGGTCCCGGCCGAGTTGCGCGGACGTTTTGCCGATCTGGTGGAACAGCTGCGCTGGAAACTGGTCAAGGGGATCTTCGACTATCTGGAAAGCCCCGATTTCGAGCGGCTGCTGCGCACCTATCTGGCGCGTAAGGGGAACGAGCTGCTGGCCAAGGATCTGGAAAACTTTCTTACCCCCGAACGCTATCAGGCCCTGCGCAGCCATCTCGACGACAAGCTCTCGCGGTTCTTGCGTTCCGACGGCGTGGCGCGCGCCGTCGCCGGCTTCGTCGATACCAAGACGGAGCAGTGGGTGACCTCGCAGCGCAGCCTGCGCGAGGTGCTGCCCGCCGGCCTGGTGGAGGTCGTGCTGAGCCAGCTGGAAAAAGAAGTGCCCCCGGTGCTGGAGCGCTTCGGCGGCATGCTCTACGACCCCGAATTCCGCGGGCGGCTGGTGAAGAAGGCGCGGGAGGGGATCGAGGGCTTTCTCGACTCCCTCGGTGGACTCTCGGCGATTCTCGCCGGTTTCTTCGACATGGACAAGGTCTACGGGCGCATCCCCGAATTTCTCGACAAGGCCGGCGAGGAGATTTCCCGCTGGCTGCGGGAGGAGAAGACCCAGGCCCAGGTGGCGGCGGCCATCCGCGAGCGGCTCGACGGCTTCCTCGACCGGCCGGTGGCCTCTTATCTGGAAAAGGTGCCTTACGAAAAGGTCGCCGGTACCCGCCGTTTCATCCGCGAGCGGGTGGTTGCCGGCGTGCAGGGGCGGCGCGCCGCGGAAACCCTGCTCGCTTTCGCCGAACGGGGGGTGGAGCGGATCAAGGACAGTTCTTTCGCTTCGCTACTGCAGCGGCTACTCCCCGAGGGAGGACTGGCGCGGGTCCGGGATCTTTTCGCCGACCGCTTGCTGGCCGAGCTGCGGACCCCGGCGGCGCGGGAGGCGCTCGACCGGATTCTCGCCGAGCGCTTCGAGCTTTGGCTCTTCCGCAAGCCGTTGGGACGACTCTCGGCCCGGGTGCCCGCCGACCTGCGCGAGGAGTTGGAGGCCGGGCTCTTTAACCAGCTGGCCGAGCTATTGAAAAAAGAGGTGCCGCCCCTGGTCGAAACCCTCAACGTGCGCCGGATCGTCGAGGATAAGGTCAATTCCCTCGATATACTTAAGGTCGAAGGGCTGCTCATGGGCATCATGAAAGAGCAGTTTAAATACATCAATCTCTTCGGTGCCCTGCTTGGTTTCATCATCGGGCTGGTCAATCTGTTTCTGCTGAAACTGGTCTGA
- a CDS encoding GNAT family N-acetyltransferase yields the protein MTSEPTEPLPPEDEDLCIREMSIDDFPIVFHIGEDLFTSDYSPSMYRTWDEYEITTLYNSDSELCLVAELGEKILGFALGTTVEKSNSAWKYGYLVWLGVRPGLQKGGVGAALFKEIKRRMREQGVRMIIVDTDADNTAGIHFFQKQGFGNIQQHVYMTLNLSRKSPKKRKKPEKNK from the coding sequence ATGACCAGCGAACCGACTGAACCGTTGCCACCCGAAGATGAGGACCTCTGTATCCGCGAGATGAGCATCGACGATTTTCCCATCGTCTTTCATATCGGCGAGGACCTCTTCACCTCGGACTATTCCCCCAGCATGTACCGAACCTGGGACGAGTACGAAATCACCACCCTCTACAATTCGGACAGCGAACTCTGCCTGGTCGCCGAACTGGGTGAAAAGATTCTCGGCTTCGCCCTCGGCACGACTGTGGAAAAGAGTAATTCCGCCTGGAAATACGGCTATCTGGTCTGGCTCGGCGTACGCCCGGGCCTGCAGAAAGGCGGAGTCGGCGCCGCCCTCTTCAAGGAGATCAAGCGGCGCATGCGCGAACAGGGGGTGCGCATGATCATCGTCGACACCGATGCCGACAATACGGCGGGGATTCACTTCTTCCAGAAACAGGGCTTCGGCAACATTCAGCAACATGTCTACATGACCCTCAACCTTTCGCGCAAGAGT